One Lysinibacillus fusiformis genomic window carries:
- a CDS encoding cytochrome c biogenesis CcdA family protein, which yields METDINVFLAFGAGFLSFISPCTLPLYPAFLSYITGMTLDELKSERGMMQKRAILHTLFFLLGFSIIFIMIGLTASLAKEFFLNYQTLLRQVGAILIVVFGLMIVGLLQIDFLMKDRKFQFKNRPSGYFGSVLIGLAFAAGWTPCTGPILMSIISLAGANPGSGFSYMFAYYLGFAIPFFVLSFFISRMAWIRTHSQIIVKVGGYIMIAVGILLFFDGLTYITRLLEPIFGGFTGF from the coding sequence ATGGAAACTGATATTAACGTATTTTTAGCCTTTGGTGCTGGATTTTTAAGCTTTATCTCGCCATGTACACTCCCACTGTATCCCGCATTTTTATCATACATAACGGGCATGACGTTAGATGAGCTGAAATCTGAGCGAGGCATGATGCAAAAGCGAGCTATTTTGCATACACTATTCTTTTTACTTGGATTCTCAATAATTTTCATAATGATTGGACTTACTGCGTCCTTAGCTAAAGAGTTTTTCCTCAATTATCAAACGTTATTGCGTCAAGTTGGCGCTATTTTAATTGTCGTTTTTGGGTTAATGATTGTTGGATTACTACAAATCGATTTCTTAATGAAGGATCGCAAATTCCAATTTAAGAACCGACCATCTGGCTATTTTGGTTCTGTGTTAATCGGTTTAGCCTTTGCGGCTGGTTGGACACCCTGCACAGGTCCGATATTAATGTCGATTATTTCACTGGCTGGTGCAAATCCAGGTTCAGGCTTTAGCTATATGTTTGCCTATTATTTAGGCTTTGCGATACCATTCTTCGTGTTGTCTTTCTTTATTTCACGTATGGCTTGGATTCGAACACACAGTCAGATAATCGTGAAAGTTGGCGGTTATATTATGATTGCCGTGGGGATTTTATTATTTTTTGACGGTTTAACATATATCACACGTTTATTAGAGCCTATTTTCGGTGGATTTACAGGCTTCTAA
- the pyc gene encoding pyruvate carboxylase — translation MKSVRKILVANRGEIAIRIFRACTELNISTVAIYSREDSGAFHRYKADEAYLVGAGKKPIDAYLDIEGIMSIAKDAGVDAIHPGYGFLSENVDFARRCEEEGIVFIGPTSQHLDMFGDKVKAREQAVRADIPVIPGTDGPVASVEEVLAFGEQFGYPLMIKASLGGGGRGMRVVQTKDEATSAYERAKSEAKAAFGSDEVYVEKCILHPKHIEVQIIGDKEGNLVHLYERDCSIQRRHQKVVEIAPSHSISEHLRNRICDAAVKLMKNVSYINAGTVEFLVAGEDFYFIEVNPRIQVEHTITEMITGIDIVHAQIKVAAGYGLHSEEIHMPEQAAIPLFGYAIQARVTTEDPANDFMPDTGKLMVYRSSGGFGVRLDAGNGFQGAVVTPYYDSLLVKISTSGMTFKEAAAKMDRNLKEFRIRGVKTNIPFLNNVVTHEKFISGAFDTSFIDTTPELFNFPVRQDRGTKLLSYIGNVTLNGFPGVEKKAKPIFTQPIKPLVDLHGQPLSGTKQILESQGAEGLVKWILAQDDVLLTDTTFRDAHQSLLATRVRSHDMFQIADETARMMHNFFSLEMWGGATFDVAYRFLKEDPWERLAKLRAQVPNVLFQMLLRGANAVGYTNYPDNLIRAFIAESAASGIDVFRIFDSLNWIKGMEVAIDAARTSGKVAEAAICYTGDIFDDARAKYSVRYYKDMAKELEAAGAHILAIKDMAGLLKPEAAYRLISELKEATNLPIHLHTHDTSGNGIYLYAKAIEAGVDIIDTALGSMAGLTSQPSANSLYYAMKGGKRAVRADIESLEKLSYYWEDVRKYYKDFESGMMSPHSEIYVHEMPGGQYSNLQQQAKAVGLGDRWDEVKRMYSRVNLLFGDIVKVTPSSKVVGDMALFMVQNDLDENNVLTKGQQIDFPDSVIEFFQGYLGQPHGGFPQALQQVVLKDREAITVRPGELLAPVDFAQLGAVLEDKLHRPVTQQDILAYALYPKVFEEYAKTVESFGNVSVLDTPTFLYGLKLGEEIEVEIEKGKTLIVKLVSIGEPQHDGTRVMYFELNGQSRELVIQDMTVEVDGSISLKADPSNPNQIGATMPGTVLKVVVSKGSPVKRGDHLLITEAMKMETTVQAPKDGVVKEVYVQAGDAISTGDLLMELK, via the coding sequence TTGAAATCAGTTCGTAAAATTCTTGTAGCAAACAGGGGAGAAATTGCAATTCGTATTTTCCGTGCGTGTACGGAGCTCAATATTAGTACTGTCGCTATTTATTCGCGTGAAGATAGCGGAGCATTCCATCGCTATAAAGCAGACGAGGCATATTTAGTCGGTGCTGGTAAGAAACCAATCGATGCTTATTTAGATATCGAAGGCATTATGTCCATTGCCAAAGATGCAGGCGTTGATGCGATTCATCCGGGGTATGGTTTTTTATCTGAAAACGTGGATTTTGCACGTCGTTGTGAAGAAGAAGGCATTGTTTTTATTGGGCCAACCTCACAGCACCTTGATATGTTTGGCGATAAAGTGAAGGCACGCGAACAGGCTGTGCGTGCAGATATTCCTGTGATTCCTGGGACGGATGGTCCAGTGGCGTCTGTTGAAGAAGTACTGGCATTTGGTGAGCAATTTGGGTATCCACTCATGATTAAAGCGTCCTTAGGCGGCGGCGGACGTGGTATGCGCGTTGTTCAGACGAAGGATGAGGCAACGTCAGCCTATGAACGCGCCAAATCAGAAGCCAAGGCAGCCTTTGGTTCAGATGAAGTTTACGTAGAAAAATGCATTTTACATCCTAAACATATTGAAGTACAAATTATCGGAGACAAGGAAGGCAATCTCGTCCATTTATATGAACGAGATTGTTCGATCCAGCGTCGCCATCAAAAGGTAGTTGAAATCGCCCCATCGCATTCGATTTCAGAACATCTAAGAAATCGAATTTGCGATGCGGCTGTGAAACTAATGAAAAATGTCTCGTACATAAATGCAGGGACAGTGGAATTTTTAGTCGCGGGAGAAGATTTTTATTTTATCGAGGTCAATCCTCGTATTCAAGTCGAGCATACGATTACGGAAATGATTACAGGTATCGATATTGTTCATGCACAAATCAAGGTAGCAGCGGGTTATGGCTTGCATAGCGAGGAAATTCATATGCCCGAGCAAGCAGCTATTCCGTTGTTTGGCTATGCGATTCAAGCGCGTGTCACGACAGAAGATCCTGCAAATGATTTTATGCCCGATACAGGCAAGCTGATGGTGTATCGTTCAAGCGGCGGCTTTGGCGTACGCTTAGATGCCGGCAATGGCTTCCAAGGAGCCGTTGTCACACCGTATTACGATTCATTACTCGTGAAAATTTCAACATCGGGCATGACGTTTAAAGAAGCTGCGGCGAAGATGGACCGCAATTTAAAAGAATTCCGTATTCGTGGTGTGAAAACGAATATTCCGTTTTTAAATAATGTCGTGACACATGAAAAATTTATCTCAGGGGCGTTTGATACAAGCTTTATTGATACAACACCTGAATTATTTAACTTCCCTGTGCGTCAGGACCGTGGAACAAAATTACTAAGCTATATCGGAAATGTCACATTAAATGGCTTCCCAGGGGTAGAGAAAAAGGCCAAACCTATTTTCACGCAGCCTATTAAACCATTAGTAGACTTGCATGGACAACCTTTATCGGGCACAAAACAGATTTTGGAGTCGCAAGGGGCAGAGGGGCTCGTAAAATGGATTCTTGCACAGGACGATGTCCTTCTTACAGATACAACGTTCCGCGATGCGCATCAATCATTACTGGCTACACGTGTGCGTTCACATGATATGTTCCAAATTGCGGATGAAACGGCGCGTATGATGCACAACTTCTTCTCACTTGAAATGTGGGGCGGAGCAACGTTCGACGTAGCCTACCGTTTCTTAAAAGAAGACCCGTGGGAGCGTTTAGCTAAACTACGTGCCCAAGTACCGAATGTGTTATTCCAAATGTTACTGCGTGGGGCCAATGCCGTTGGCTACACAAACTACCCAGACAATCTCATCCGAGCGTTCATTGCGGAATCGGCTGCATCAGGTATTGATGTCTTCCGTATTTTCGATAGCTTGAACTGGATAAAAGGTATGGAAGTGGCGATTGATGCAGCGCGTACTTCCGGCAAAGTGGCCGAAGCCGCCATCTGCTATACAGGCGATATTTTTGACGATGCGCGTGCGAAATACTCGGTGCGATACTACAAAGATATGGCGAAGGAGCTCGAGGCGGCTGGTGCGCATATTTTAGCGATAAAAGATATGGCCGGTTTATTAAAGCCAGAAGCTGCCTATCGTTTAATATCTGAGTTGAAAGAGGCAACGAACTTGCCAATTCATCTGCATACGCATGATACAAGTGGCAACGGCATTTATTTATACGCAAAAGCGATTGAAGCAGGGGTGGATATTATTGATACAGCCCTCGGCTCAATGGCCGGTTTGACGTCACAGCCGAGTGCAAACTCCTTGTACTACGCGATGAAGGGCGGCAAGCGAGCGGTTCGTGCTGATATCGAATCACTAGAAAAGCTATCGTACTACTGGGAAGATGTGCGTAAATATTACAAAGATTTCGAAAGTGGCATGATGAGTCCGCATTCTGAAATTTATGTGCATGAGATGCCAGGCGGTCAGTATAGTAACTTACAGCAACAGGCGAAAGCAGTAGGACTCGGCGACCGCTGGGATGAAGTGAAACGCATGTATTCACGTGTCAATCTATTGTTTGGCGATATCGTGAAAGTCACACCGTCCTCCAAAGTGGTCGGCGATATGGCGTTATTCATGGTGCAAAATGATTTGGACGAAAACAATGTCCTGACAAAGGGGCAACAAATTGACTTCCCAGATTCCGTGATCGAGTTCTTCCAAGGCTACTTAGGGCAGCCCCATGGCGGTTTCCCACAAGCGCTACAACAGGTTGTCTTAAAGGATCGTGAAGCGATTACAGTGCGTCCAGGTGAGCTATTAGCGCCTGTAGACTTTGCCCAATTAGGCGCCGTACTGGAGGATAAATTACATCGACCTGTCACACAACAAGATATCCTCGCGTATGCCCTTTATCCGAAAGTATTTGAGGAGTACGCGAAAACCGTAGAGTCTTTCGGTAATGTTTCGGTATTAGACACGCCGACGTTCTTATACGGCTTAAAACTAGGCGAAGAAATCGAAGTAGAAATTGAAAAAGGCAAGACGCTCATTGTGAAGCTCGTATCGATTGGTGAACCCCAGCATGATGGTACACGTGTGATGTATTTTGAGTTAAATGGCCAATCACGTGAACTCGTGATTCAAGATATGACTGTCGAAGTAGACGGCAGTATCTCGTTAAAAGCAGATCCAAGCAACCCGAACCAAATTGGTGCGACGATGCCAGGGACTGTGCTGAAGGTGGTCGTATCAAAAGGCAGCCCAGTCAAACGGGGGGACCACCTCCTCATTACCGAAGCCATGAAAATGGAGACGACGGTACAAGCACCAAAGGATGGCGTGGTCAAAGAGGTGTATGTGCAAGCAGGCGATGCCATTTCAACAGGTGATTTATTAATGGAATTAAAATAA
- a CDS encoding response regulator has product MEGDEQVPTVLVVDDTLFMRVAISNMFSEWGYEVVGKAVNGKEAVAMYRELQPDLVTMDVTMPVMTGIAAVKKIIPEFPNAKIVMITALGQQKLIVEAIESGAKDFITKPFEPGKLKAVADQLVGQNC; this is encoded by the coding sequence GTGGAGGGAGATGAACAAGTGCCTACAGTTTTAGTAGTAGACGATACGCTATTTATGCGTGTTGCAATAAGTAATATGTTTAGTGAATGGGGTTATGAGGTTGTCGGCAAGGCGGTTAATGGTAAAGAAGCTGTGGCGATGTATCGCGAGTTACAACCAGACCTTGTAACAATGGATGTAACGATGCCCGTTATGACAGGTATTGCGGCTGTAAAGAAAATCATTCCTGAATTTCCAAATGCTAAAATTGTTATGATTACGGCTTTAGGGCAACAGAAATTAATCGTTGAGGCGATTGAAAGTGGCGCGAAAGACTTTATAACGAAGCCTTTCGAGCCAGGAAAATTAAAGGCTGTTGCAGATCAATTAGTTGGTCAAAATTGTTAA
- a CDS encoding CcdC family protein produces MLSNIPSQYYVIGSTIIAILMGSFVMVIRMRASKKPTNEKKIIIPPIAMSSGALMFLFEQFRVPSMQILEAAAVGMVFSTILIATSKFEVKGQDIYLKRSKAFVFILIGLLIFRVVAKVILSSSIDVGELAGMFWILAFAMLVPWRIAMLMQFKKIKKTVPLKVM; encoded by the coding sequence ATGTTAAGCAATATACCTTCTCAATATTATGTAATCGGTTCGACCATAATAGCCATATTGATGGGCAGTTTTGTAATGGTCATACGTATGAGAGCTTCTAAAAAACCAACAAATGAGAAGAAAATTATCATTCCACCTATCGCTATGTCTTCAGGTGCGTTAATGTTTTTATTTGAACAATTTAGAGTGCCGTCTATGCAAATTTTAGAGGCTGCTGCTGTTGGGATGGTGTTCTCAACGATTTTAATAGCTACTTCTAAATTTGAAGTAAAGGGTCAGGATATTTATTTAAAACGTTCAAAAGCATTCGTTTTTATTTTAATCGGACTTTTAATCTTCCGTGTTGTTGCCAAAGTAATTTTAAGTAGCTCCATAGATGTCGGTGAATTAGCGGGCATGTTTTGGATTTTGGCATTTGCCATGCTAGTACCTTGGCGAATTGCCATGCTCATGCAATTTAAAAAAATAAAGAAAACAGTACCGTTAAAGGTTATGTAA